A region from the uncultured Macellibacteroides sp. genome encodes:
- a CDS encoding right-handed parallel beta-helix repeat-containing protein, with translation MNFKRKLFLLGIACGFLLNVAAQVKISVADFGLKPDTRENAVPYVQKALEACKAQPGSTLYFPEGRYDFWPHHCIERDYYESNTTDNNPKRLAVLIDSMKDFTLDGGGSMFVMHDRMQPVTVDHSTNIALKNFSVDWDIPLTAQAKVTDVTPNYFEIEINTHESPYVIENKQLVFVGEGWKSRTSGIMQFTPDTRRVVPNTGDVTGWTIFNAEEVSYGKVRLSHPKSSYPKSGDLLVLRHSERDHAGIFLFHSNQVSLADINVYHTCGLGVLSQYTRNINFNKVKVVPNPAKNRVLSGHDDGFHFMGCSGLIKIEDCEWAGLMDDPINVHGTCVRITEVLSPTRVKCQFMHEQSVGMEWGRPGEKVGFIENKSMRTIGTGKLVSFTPLTTTDFEVTFDAPLPDGIHAGAALENLTCTPDVEIRNSRFLSCRARGLLLSTPGKIVVENNIFESSGSAILIAGDANQWYESGAVTDVTIRNNEFRYPCMSSLYQFCEGIISIFPEIPEPDPAYPFHRNIRIEGNTFHPFDYPILYAKSVDGLTFSNNKLIRSNEIKPFHKRKAGITLDACKQVVIKNNTAEGDVLGKTIVLENMKKNQLKLGKGSFFKLSK, from the coding sequence ATGAACTTTAAACGAAAACTATTTTTATTGGGGATTGCCTGTGGCTTCCTGTTAAACGTTGCCGCGCAGGTAAAGATATCTGTGGCTGATTTTGGATTGAAACCGGATACTCGCGAAAATGCAGTTCCTTATGTACAAAAAGCCCTTGAGGCTTGTAAAGCTCAACCGGGTTCTACGCTTTATTTTCCGGAAGGAAGATATGATTTCTGGCCACATCATTGTATTGAACGCGATTATTATGAAAGTAACACCACCGACAATAACCCTAAACGACTGGCTGTTCTTATTGACAGTATGAAGGATTTCACGCTCGATGGCGGTGGGTCTATGTTTGTTATGCACGACCGGATGCAACCTGTTACTGTAGATCATTCGACGAATATCGCTTTGAAAAACTTTTCGGTCGATTGGGACATACCGCTTACTGCCCAGGCTAAAGTTACAGATGTTACTCCCAACTATTTTGAAATAGAAATAAACACCCACGAATCGCCTTATGTAATTGAAAACAAACAACTTGTTTTTGTTGGTGAAGGATGGAAAAGCAGAACATCCGGGATTATGCAGTTTACTCCAGACACACGTAGGGTTGTACCTAATACCGGCGATGTAACCGGCTGGACTATCTTCAATGCGGAAGAAGTGAGCTATGGGAAAGTTCGCCTTAGCCATCCAAAGAGTTCGTATCCAAAATCAGGAGATTTGCTGGTATTGCGACATAGTGAAAGAGACCATGCAGGGATATTTTTGTTTCATAGTAACCAAGTATCGCTTGCCGATATAAATGTATATCATACTTGTGGGTTGGGGGTATTGTCTCAGTATACACGCAATATTAATTTTAATAAAGTGAAAGTGGTTCCTAATCCTGCTAAAAATAGAGTTTTGAGCGGCCACGACGATGGTTTTCACTTTATGGGTTGCAGTGGTTTAATTAAAATTGAAGATTGCGAGTGGGCTGGACTCATGGACGATCCCATCAACGTACACGGCACTTGTGTACGAATAACAGAAGTGCTATCGCCTACACGTGTTAAATGTCAGTTTATGCACGAACAAAGTGTTGGTATGGAGTGGGGGCGTCCGGGCGAAAAGGTCGGTTTTATTGAAAACAAAAGTATGCGGACTATCGGGACAGGTAAATTGGTTTCTTTTACTCCTCTCACTACGACTGATTTTGAAGTAACTTTTGATGCTCCTCTTCCCGATGGAATTCATGCCGGCGCTGCACTTGAAAATTTAACCTGTACTCCGGATGTTGAGATAAGAAACAGCCGCTTCTTAAGTTGCCGTGCCCGTGGATTATTGCTTTCTACACCTGGTAAGATTGTGGTTGAAAATAATATTTTCGAAAGTAGTGGTTCTGCTATTCTGATTGCAGGAGATGCCAATCAATGGTACGAGTCGGGGGCTGTTACCGATGTAACCATTCGTAACAATGAATTCCGATATCCGTGTATGTCTTCTTTATATCAGTTCTGCGAAGGAATCATAAGTATCTTTCCGGAAATACCGGAGCCAGATCCTGCTTATCCGTTTCATCGGAATATCCGTATCGAAGGAAATACTTTTCATCCGTTCGACTATCCAATCTTATATGCCAAATCTGTTGATGGGCTAACGTTTTCTAACAACAAACTTATCCGCAGTAATGAAATTAAACCTTTCCACAAGCGTAAGGCTGGTATTACATTGGATGCATGCAAACAGGTTGTTATTAAAAACAACACTGCCGAAGGAGATGTGCTTGGTAAAACAATTGTTCTCGAAAATATGAAGAAGAATCAATTGAAGCTTGGTAAAGGATCGTTTTTTAAACTTTCAAAATAA